The window ATTTCGCCGCGTTGTTCGAGCCCTGCCCGGTGATAGGGTCGTTCACGACCACCGCGTCGGCCATGCCGAACACGGTGCGGCCCGACGGCAGCCGCAACAACGGCTTGCGCACGGTCGGCGTGAAGCGCCCGGCGAGCGTGCCGTTCGGATCGGTCAGCTCGACGTCGCGGCAGCGCTCGAATTCCCACGGCACGTAGCGTTGCAGGAACGACAGGCTGCGGTCGAGGTGCTGTTCGGGCGTTTTCACGTCGGCCCAGCAGTCGAGCGGGCCGCCCGGAGTGCCCTCGAACACCATGATCTCGCACGGGCCGGTCGTGGTCAGCGCCGGAAACACGAAGTATTCGCCGATGCCGGGCAGCAGGTTGAAGCGCACGCGCGCATACGGCTGGCTCGGCGTCATGCCCTTCACGTAGGTCAGCGCGAGCGCGCGTTGCGGGCGCTCGAACGCGCTGCGCGCGTCGTCGCGGCCCAGCAGGTTGACGATTTCGCCCTTGCCGGCCGCGAGCAGCACGAGATCGTGGCTGATCGCGAGCGCTTCGAGCTCCGCTATGCCGACGTCGCAGATGCGCACGTCGGCGCCGCGGTCGCGCACCGCGTCGAGCCAGTCGGCCATCTTCACGCGCTGGTCGACCGACTGCGCGTAGCGGGTCAGGCGCGACGACCAGTCGATCGCCTTGCGGCCGCCGCCGTCGGGATGCGGCACCGCGACGCCGATCCCCTCGATGGACGGGCACGCTTTTTCCCAGTGGTTCAGGCCGGCATCGCGCTCCAGCTGCAGCGCGGTGTGGAACATGCATTGGCTCGACATCACCTTGCCGGAGCGGATCTGCTGCGCGTCGCGGTTGGTCGCGAGCGTGACGTGATAGCCGTGGTCGAGCAGCGTGAAAGCGAGTTGAAGGCCGGACTGGCCGGCACCGACGATGGCGATGCGCTTCATGATGAAATCCTTGGTATGACGAATCAATCGGGTCGTGATGCGGCGCGGCGCAACGGCTTGCCGCTATTGCGCGAGCTGCGGGATCGCAGGCACGGCCTGCTCGGGGCCCATCGCGGAATAGCCGCCGTCCACCGCGTAGTCGGCGCCGGTGACGAAGCTCGCCGCGTCGCTGCACAGGAACGTGACGACCTGCGCGACTTCCGACGGGTCGCCGACGCGCCCGAGCAGATGAAACGGCGCGGCCACGCGGTCCGTCTTCGCGCGGTCGCCGTGCGTCATCTCGTCCATCACGCGCGACCAGGTCCAGCCCGGCGACACCGAGTTCACGCGGATCCGGTCCGCCGCGAGATCCATCGCCATGCTGCGGGTGAGCTGGCGCATCGCGGCCTTCGAGGTCGGGTAGAGCCAGCGGCCCGTCTGCGCGCATTGCGCCGAGATCGAGCTGAAGTTGACGATCGCGCCGCCGCCGCGCCGCACCAGGTGCGGATGCACGGCCTTGACCAGCATCGCCGCCGATACGACGTTGACGTCCATCGCCGCGAGCCAGTCGCGGCGCGTCGCGCGGATGCCGTCGTCGACGTAGCTGCATGCGAGGTTGATCAACAGATCGATCGCGCCGAAGCGCTCGACGACGGCCGCCACCGCGTGCTCGATCGCATGATCGTCGGTGATGTCTGCGGCGATGAACATCGCGCGCTCGCCGAGCGTGTCGGCGACGCGCGCGCCGTTCTGCACGTCGAGGTCGACGATCGCGACGCACGCGCCGGCGCGCACCAGATCCTGCGCGACCGCCGCGCCGATCAACGTGGCGCCGCCGGTGACGATCGCGACTTTGCCTGCCAGAGCTGTCATGGGGTGTCTCCTGGAATGATTGAGTGAAGGCGACGCGCTCGCGCTGCGGGCCGTCGCTCGGGCGCTTACGCGCTGTCGCGCCAGCGCTGCATCAGCCGGTTCGACGGCACCGTTTCGTCGAGCAGCTTGCGCGCCGTCTCGACGCCGGCGACCGGCAGCCCGGCCGCGTCCAGCAAGCCGATCTGCACGAGCACGCTGGCCTGGTCCCAGTAGATGTGCTCGTGATACAGCTTGTCGCCGCGGAACTTGACGATCGCGACGAGCGGAATCTCGACGCGTTTGCCGGTCGGCGCGACGCCGGGCAGCATCCAGTCGATCTCGGTGGTGTGGGTGAAGCAGAACAGCAGTTCGTCGACGATCTGGCTCGCGCCGATCGTGCGCGAGATCGGCGTGATCGTTGTGTCGGGCGGGTTCGCATGCACGAAGTGATGCGTGTAGAAGCGCTTGAGCTCGTCGTGACCGACGCCGCCGGTCAGCGTCGGGATATGGTTCACGTACGGTTGCGCGACCATCGTGGCCATCGTCGCGTCGACGTTGCGCGTGTCGAATTCGTGGCGCAGGTGTTCTTCCCACAGTGCGGACAGATCGTAGTGCGGGCCGAGCGCCGCACGGAACGCGGCGATCGCGCGCTGATGCGCCATCACGGCGGCCGCCTTGTCGAAGTGATCGCCGCCGCTGCGCGCGAACGCATGGTCGACGCCGGGATACACGTACACCTCGACGCCATCGCGGCCGCTCAGCGCTGCGGCGATGCGCGCCTGCGCGTCCAGTGGGCAGAAGCGGTCCTGCGCGGCGATCTGCAGCACGAGCCGGCCGCGCACGCCGGCCGCCTCGTCGAGCGCGTGCTCGATCCCGACGCCGTAATAGCTGACCGCGGCCGCCACGTCCGGCAGCCGGCACGCGGCCAGATAGGCGAGCTTGCCGCCCAGGCAGAAGCCGAGCACGCCGGCCTTGCCCGTGCACTCCGGCCGGCCGGTCAGCGCGGCCAGCGCGGCGGCGACGTCGTCGACGCCGTCGTTTTCGTCGTAGTCGCGGTACAGCGCCATCGCGCGCTCGAAGTCCGGCGCGGTGTAACCGAGCTCGATGCCCGGCGCCTGACGCCAGAACAAATCGGGCACGAGCACCGTATAGCCTTCTTCGGCGTAATAGTCGGCCACGTCGCGCATCGTCGCGTTCGCGCCGAAGATTTCGTGGCACAACACGATACCGGGCCCCTTGCCGGCCGCCGGCGTGCTCAGATACGCGCGAAACGCGCCGCCGTGCGGCGACGGAACCTCGATGTGTCGTCCTTTCATGCGTCCCTCCCTTCGGTGCGTTGCTTGGATGGACCCAGTATTGGCGGACGAAATTGGCACTTCTATCCGCTTTCTTCGGCCGGTATCCGCGGATTCCGGAAACCTGCGGCGCGCCATGCGGCGCTGCGGCCGGCGCGCGGCGCACTGCGGGTATGTGCGGATGCGGAAGACCCGCGCAGTTTTCTACGATGCGCGAACGGTCCGCTTCTTGCGTGATGGGCGTGGGGCTTGCGCGCGCGACGGCGCGGACTGTCCGGATAGTCCGGGTGCTATCCGGATCGTGCGACGCGCTTCCCAGGAATCGGGAACACGTGCACTGCGCAAGTGCGATCGGGCACGACGGGAGAACTTCGATGGGGCAATTTACGGGAACGGGCTGGCTGGGCGAGGCCGCCTGTTTCAATCGCGACACGCTGTTGCTGCAGT of the Burkholderia ubonensis genome contains:
- a CDS encoding styrene monooxygenase/indole monooxygenase family protein, whose protein sequence is MKRIAIVGAGQSGLQLAFTLLDHGYHVTLATNRDAQQIRSGKVMSSQCMFHTALQLERDAGLNHWEKACPSIEGIGVAVPHPDGGGRKAIDWSSRLTRYAQSVDQRVKMADWLDAVRDRGADVRICDVGIAELEALAISHDLVLLAAGKGEIVNLLGRDDARSAFERPQRALALTYVKGMTPSQPYARVRFNLLPGIGEYFVFPALTTTGPCEIMVFEGTPGGPLDCWADVKTPEQHLDRSLSFLQRYVPWEFERCRDVELTDPNGTLAGRFTPTVRKPLLRLPSGRTVFGMADAVVVNDPITGQGSNNAAKCAKVYGDAILTREAAPFDEGWMHDTFERYWAYAQHVVRWTNSLLTPPPPHVLELLGAAGQYPTLAATLVDGFDDPRRFAPWWFEPAACAAMIREHAARSEQAR
- a CDS encoding SDR family oxidoreductase — protein: MTALAGKVAIVTGGATLIGAAVAQDLVRAGACVAIVDLDVQNGARVADTLGERAMFIAADITDDHAIEHAVAAVVERFGAIDLLINLACSYVDDGIRATRRDWLAAMDVNVVSAAMLVKAVHPHLVRRGGGAIVNFSSISAQCAQTGRWLYPTSKAAMRQLTRSMAMDLAADRIRVNSVSPGWTWSRVMDEMTHGDRAKTDRVAAPFHLLGRVGDPSEVAQVVTFLCSDAASFVTGADYAVDGGYSAMGPEQAVPAIPQLAQ
- a CDS encoding dienelactone hydrolase family protein; the encoded protein is MKGRHIEVPSPHGGAFRAYLSTPAAGKGPGIVLCHEIFGANATMRDVADYYAEEGYTVLVPDLFWRQAPGIELGYTAPDFERAMALYRDYDENDGVDDVAAALAALTGRPECTGKAGVLGFCLGGKLAYLAACRLPDVAAAVSYYGVGIEHALDEAAGVRGRLVLQIAAQDRFCPLDAQARIAAALSGRDGVEVYVYPGVDHAFARSGGDHFDKAAAVMAHQRAIAAFRAALGPHYDLSALWEEHLRHEFDTRNVDATMATMVAQPYVNHIPTLTGGVGHDELKRFYTHHFVHANPPDTTITPISRTIGASQIVDELLFCFTHTTEIDWMLPGVAPTGKRVEIPLVAIVKFRGDKLYHEHIYWDQASVLVQIGLLDAAGLPVAGVETARKLLDETVPSNRLMQRWRDSA